The following coding sequences lie in one bacterium genomic window:
- the tuf gene encoding elongation factor Tu — protein MAKEKFVRSKPHVNIGTIGHVDHGKTTLTSAITMVLSKKGQASYSKYEDIDKAPEEKERGLTINISHIEYETENRHYAHIDCPGHADYIKNMITGAAQMDGAILVVSAPDGPMPQTREHILLARQVEVPAMVVFMNKMDQMDDEELVELVELEMRELLSKNGFPGDDIPVVKGSALKCLECGCGDPECKNCGPVLELMASVDSYIPEPPRPVDQPFLMAIEDVFSITGRGTVSTGRVERGKVKIGDAVEMIGLSHEVKKTVVTGIEMFRKELDEGVAGDNLGLLLRGVDKNEAERGMVVTAPGKITPHTKFKAQVYVLKKEEGGRHKLFLPGYRPQFYIRTTDVTGEIKLPEGVEMVMPGDNVEMEVELIYPIALEKGQRFAVREGGRTVGAGAVTEIIT, from the coding sequence ATGGCAAAGGAGAAATTTGTAAGGAGTAAGCCGCACGTAAATATAGGAACAATCGGGCACGTAGATCACGGAAAGACAACATTGACCAGTGCAATAACAATGGTATTGAGTAAAAAAGGACAGGCGAGTTATTCAAAATATGAAGATATAGATAAAGCACCAGAAGAGAAAGAGAGAGGATTAACAATAAATATTTCTCATATAGAGTATGAGACAGAGAATAGACATTATGCCCATATAGATTGTCCTGGTCACGCTGATTATATAAAGAATATGATAACAGGAGCAGCTCAGATGGATGGAGCGATTCTTGTAGTAAGTGCGCCTGATGGTCCAATGCCTCAGACAAGAGAACATATCCTATTAGCCAGACAGGTGGAAGTACCAGCGATGGTAGTATTTATGAACAAGATGGACCAGATGGATGACGAAGAACTTGTAGAGTTAGTAGAACTTGAGATGAGAGAACTTTTAAGTAAGAATGGTTTCCCTGGCGACGATATACCAGTAGTAAAGGGAAGTGCATTAAAATGTTTGGAGTGTGGATGTGGTGATCCAGAATGTAAGAATTGTGGACCAGTATTGGAATTGATGGCATCGGTAGACAGTTATATTCCAGAGCCACCGAGACCAGTAGATCAGCCGTTTTTGATGGCAATAGAGGATGTATTTTCAATAACAGGTAGAGGAACAGTTTCAACCGGTAGAGTAGAGAGAGGGAAAGTAAAGATAGGAGATGCGGTTGAGATGATAGGTCTGTCTCATGAAGTAAAAAAGACAGTAGTTACCGGTATAGAGATGTTTAGGAAAGAACTTGATGAGGGAGTAGCAGGAGATAACCTAGGGTTGTTGTTGAGAGGAGTAGATAAGAACGAAGCAGAGAGAGGAATGGTAGTAACAGCACCAGGAAAAATAACACCTCATACAAAATTCAAGGCACAAGTATATGTCTTGAAGAAAGAAGAAGGTGGTAGACATAAACTGTTTTTACCTGGATACAGACCACAGTTTTATATAAGAACAACTGATGTAACTGGAGAAATCAAATTGCCAGAAGGTGTAGAGATGGTAATGCCTGGTGATAATGTAGAGATGGAAGTAGAACTTATATATCCTATTGCATTAGAGAAAGGTCAGAGGTTCGCAGTTCGTGAAGGTGGAAGAACTGTTGGTGCAGGCGCTGTTACAGAAATTATTACATAA